A single window of Liolophura sinensis isolate JHLJ2023 chromosome 6, CUHK_Ljap_v2, whole genome shotgun sequence DNA harbors:
- the LOC135467248 gene encoding von Willebrand factor A domain-containing protein 1-like, translated as MARLLLPLATFLVTAELSSAASFWDNLKLDCGVSVWSDWGPSVNGYRTRTRQIYRQPQNGGALCPNVSETDKDPWVKQTTAEKAATIRNNFLSGSGGSSSGRKRRDTTVRDRDILFIVDSSGSIDANEYSIAKTNLANLIGKICGKIGLGSQSNRAALIIFSSKPQEIFDFDDHDNLADVQAAVRNIPYISGSTCTGDALEYAKTMFTSSKGARRDLDSVKEVVVLTDGGSNCGPDAVTKARELQESKRVFVFAIDNFSPAGRREMDAMASHPPSKHLFYAGSFIDFKNIVMTVLRYPNTCAPLVIN; from the exons ATGGCCCGACTCTTGTTGCCGTTGGCGACTTTCCTGGTCACTGCTGAATTGAGCTCAGCGGCCAGTTTTTGGGACAATCTGAAGCTGGATTGTGGCGTATCGGTGTGGTCTGACTGGGGACCTTCTGTCAATGGGTATCGTACCCGCACCCGGCAGATCTACAGACAACCTCAAAATGGTGGTGCCCTGTGCCCTAACGTATCTGAAACTGACAAGG ATCCATGGGTCAAGCAGACAACTGCTGAAAAGGCCGCGACAATACGGAACAACTTTTTGTCAGGATCTGGGGGATCGTCTTCCGGTCGCAAACGCCGAGACACGACAGTAAGAGATCGTGACATTCTCTTCATCGTAGACAGCAGTGGAAGCATTGATGCCAACGAATACAGCATTGCCAAAACCAACTTGGCAAACCTAATCGGCAAAATCTGCGGCAAAATTGGTTTGGGATCGCAGAGTAACAGGGCAGCTCTGATTATCTTCTCAAGTAAACCTCAAGAGATTTTTGACTTTGATGATCACGACAATTTGGCTGATGTGCAGGCTGCCGTTCGCAACATACCGTACATTTCGGGTAGCACCTGTACGGGAGACGCTTTAGAGTACGCTAAGACAATGTTTACCTCGAGTAAAG GAGCTCGACGAGACCTGGATTCCGTCAAAGAAGTGGTAGTCCTCACAGATGGCGGCTCCAACTGTGGACCTGACGCTGTGACGAAGGCGAGGGAGCTTCAGGAGAGTAAACGTGTGTTCGTCTTCGCTATCGATAATTTCAGCCCTGCAGGAAGGAGAGAAATGGATGCGATGGCCAGTCACCCGCCTTCAAAACATCTGTTTTACGCGGGATCGTTCATAGACTTTAAAAACATCGTTATGACAGTCTTACGCTATCCAAATACCTGTGCCCCTTTAGTGATCAATTAA